The Gasterosteus aculeatus chromosome 12, fGasAcu3.hap1.1, whole genome shotgun sequence DNA window CGAAATTTACAGCATAATACAGCAGTAGAAATAAATGTATCTATCACAAGCTTTGTGAAGTAAGGAAACCCTGATGACGTCAAGTAGGATGAAAATGAACACTAAGTCTTTACAATAATGGTCATTGGAGCTTGGATGTCGAGGGAGGCAGGAGGTCAATGAGGtggaaaacattgaaaacatgaaaacattattGACTTACATTTTGGGAAAAGGGGTTTTGATGCTTTACAGTGTACACAACACGGTCCAGTTACTTCTCCGTGGCTTTGCCCCGCTCCTCATGGTCTTCTTCAGCGGAGTTTGGTCACATGACCTAAGTATGGAACATAACAATTTGCATATTCACATACAACTGAGCAAGCCGTCTCAGCTGAAGAAGACGGTGAGGTGCAGTTGAAAGTGTGtttgcttctctttctcttgaATCCCATTCAATCGATCACAGCTCAGCCCTGCagttggaggagaaaaaagaaaaataacaaacccTGAAATAATAGCTTAAACTGAAGTATTACTTTAATACTTCAATAGCAGGAACCTGGTTCCAACGTTTTTGAAAGGAGCATGCTGCGTAGCCCGAGGCGGCGCTGtaatgtgtgagtgagagtATATGGGCTGTCGCTTCAGATTAGAGAGCAGCCTCGGTGTGCCTTTGACGGAGAGTCAGCGGGTAATAGAAGGTGGAAGGGATTACACTTCATAAAAATCACATATGAATGGACATGGCCAACAATGAAAGATGTCATTTTCTGCATTGGCTTGTTTTACCACCAATTGGGCCTGAATTACATTGTGTggagtgtgtgtatgcatgcgtgcatatgtgtgtgtgtgtgtgtgtgtgtgtgtgtgtgagagagagagtgtgtgagagagagtgtgtggtaTTCAGAGGGTTCAGAAGTTTTTCTGTTTGCATTGTACATTTCAAGTAACTGAATCATAAAACTCCATCTGCTAATTTTGAGATTATGATCGTTAAAAATGTACCACCTTTAAACAATATTCTACCTTTCTGTAACAAAACACCACTAATTAGCGGCAACGACACCATCACTATAAACAACTAAAGTCAGTTAGAGAAGCTGTGTGATGGACcaatatttaaaatgacctcTCATCTTATAGGAGGACAAGAGCCTAGAAGACGTTCAATACAAAGAGTAAAACAtgtgaaataaatacagtagATTGTAATTCCTATagactctcacactcaaccacAGTTCCTGGGGTTTCAGAGCTCACTATTCTGGGGGAAACTGGGACAGGGCTCAACACTCAACACAGTGTCAGGTGGCTGCAGTCTGCAACGTCACCACTAGCTGCCGCCAAATCCAAcacactggccctttaagaCATACAAGGCATTCTTTGGATATTTCTTTTCTGTGCTACGGGATTTAGGTGattactaggggtgtaacgattcattttaacaacgattcgattcgaatcgtgattcatggttgccgatttgattcatggacgatctgggttaatttagaacgatttgattcgatttgattcagtgacttaaaatcgattcagtaacttaactggacagtgcaggcaaagtttctgagatccctgttgtttcttgtaaggaaatcaggtttaaattaattatggatattataaacaagcaaacaaacaacaacaattaatggcaaatgtattaaccttttatttgaatcaagtgccattttcaatgaaaacattacacaataattaaaaaaatgtttgggtcaatttacagaaccccggatattcaaccacattgtagggtcgcatgtctttacagctaaacttggcaattgttactgtgatgttgagtttcgtgctggcgaggcctgaggagtctgcagagctggagttaccttctgctgctgctgcagcggtaacgctgctagaggtgcctgactgtcggtgTTGTtcaatcccacggcgccttagtagatggccggaaagatttgtcgtgtttccgtggtttttatttggtttctacatattctacaaacagcgaccgacttatttagaacacctccgtgtttgtaaaagccaaaatgattccacacgctggatcgataagttggtttgtaaatgtctggCTCGCAGtcgttcagagtttcgcgccgCTGCgtgctgatgacgtcacagacaggcagactgaatcgagtaacgtttaacgtgtctaaagtgataaaaaacaaacaaacaaacacacatccatacagtttttgtacttaaatccaatgtgcagtttccaagtatcgatacaatcgattatgtaccatttcaatcgatttgtaatcgatataccAATTATAAACCGAtatgcggagcacagatcgattcagttggatcgcaggaatataaatcgattaatcatTTCAgtgattcattcactgaattgattaattgatttatattcctgcgatccgattaatcgattaatcgattcagtgaatgaatcgttacacccctagtgatTATGatttacaaaatgaatatgTCTTCCTATTGAATAAAAGCCAATGAATATAGAGTGAGTTGAACAGTAATAACCATGCAGcaagaaagagacaaaatgcTAGATATAGTTATTCATCAGGAAACATAGTGCCACGCTGCATCAAAAAGTGTTTAGTTTGTATTGTCAAGTTAAAGGGGGGTGCAAGGAAAAACGCTTCCTGAAATCTCTGgacctcagacacacacacgcatttacACTATGTGACTAATTTGATAGTAgcctttatttaaatatgttgtACTGTAACATAATTACTTGTCACAGTTATTTCTGATACAAGTTTTCTGAAGTGTTGTGTTTGttaaatgttctgtttatttccatttccaaCAGAAGTTGGAATATtggatgaaaaaaaattaaaaagttggTTTGTTGATGTGTTATAGTCACCATAGGGGGTTTTGGAGAAATGTCTTTGTATGACTCATTAATCAGAAAGTACTGATGACAGCTATTAAAAGAATGTCCCTCCCTTGTATGTCCCTTGTATGATATATGAACCAACTCCTCTGTGATAACCTTTAGAATACAGATACAGGAACCATAAGTTTGAGTTATGTAAGAGCTACTCAAGTGGAACGATTTCTGACTGAGAGTCTGAGAAAAAACTTTTCCGAAATCTTGTCCTATACAAATAGAAACGGATCTCAAGGCGTTTGGTGAAATATTAGCAATTTCTACATTTgcaaaaagaaggagaaaaataaacacccatgtgtattattttatctttcgtttcattttctttcccacTCCtttgaagaacacaaacacaaaaagtagcccaaaattgcaaaattGTGTTGCATGAGAACAATGTTTTtgcctaaaaaataaacatgcaaataaatgataaattatTACTTTAGTGTACATTTTTCAACTGCTTTATATTCCAGAGGCATTTCTTTCATATAAATAGTGACCGTGTAGTGTTTATCTTATACTACACACCTGTGCACACTCAAATATCACCATGAGAATTGTGAAAATGTGGGGCCGAAAAGTGTTACTCATTTCGGGTTTTTAGTCACGCACTTCCGCCTCTCGTATTTctcacactgaaaaaagcagcGTGTCCAAAAAAAATTGGACTTTGGTCCAAGCCGCGTTGGTTCCTCTTCAGCCTTCCCGACTGTACCGAGCGTCTCCCCCCTGAAGGTTTGAAAAGGCAGCTCTGCTGTTATATTTCAGTCTGGATGAGGTGGAAATAAGTGGACTTTGCCCATGTGTTGGCTAATGATTGTACAGTAGTTAAATGAGAAATGAGCGGGAGGGGGAATGTGTTGTTCTGGCCAAGACGTTAAACTTGATGAGAGTGAGTTACCTGTTGTTTAGGCATATGGCCAACAGCCTGTTTCCCTGTTCCTAAACAAATGCCTTTACATATCAAACATATTTGTCCTTGTGTGAAACTATTTTAgtataaaattaaattaattaaattaaattcaaagACTATAAAGGCACTCTATTTAGCTGAAACTATACTCCGAATATTTAAAATTGTGCAAATAACACAATACGTTATTTTGCCCcttatgttttgtttataatGCCGGGATTGGTCAATTATTACAAAATGTCTTCCAAACAGAAGTAGCGGCAAACCGGTCGAACATGTGCTGGGGTTTTTACGAGCAGCACCTGAAGGCAGCATCACGCAAAGGCTTCAATCATCGGCCACGGTTGGTCACCTGACCCAAACTCCACGTCACGTGACTGACATTTCATCCTCGCCATTTTGCAatgtgggagaaagagagaaaatccacttttttattgctaacaaataaaacaaagccgGTTTTATGTGTTGAGGACAAAGAGCGTCGAGCCTTTCCGTGTCAGTGAGTACGTCTTCGTTCAAACTGCAACCACGAGCTTCTCCGTCACACATTAACCAAAACCATAATTAAAACGCCCTTGTACCTTCATGTGTGGATAACTGCTAGCGCCGTGCGGGACTCGTGTGTACGTGGACGAGCATGCGTGTACGTGCGGCGACCTAACAGCGCTGCCTTTAACTCAAATGTCATTGAACGCCTCTTTTAATgtcggctaacgctagctgtgCGCCGTCTGCTGTGTTCTATTTCGCTCTAGTGAAAAAAGCGGACGAAATATTTTTAGACCCCGACCTAACAGGTGCTTCTCCGGGGCTGGTGAAGGCGCCGAGAGGCCACGCTGTCCGCGCGCCGGGCTCTTATCTGGGCTCCCGAACTGATCGGATGTCCGTCGCTCGATACGGCGATTTCCCGACGAGCGCGGCCGTTATTCTGCGCCGGCTTTATTCCCGCATCCAGCCCCGCTGACACCACGCCAGCCCCCCCGTGGCTTCACTGCACagtcatcaaacatgtgtatcTTGCTACTACGACTACTATGTTACTTTCGTGTCGTCGCGCACAGAAGCGGAAgtaggaaaaagaggaaggcgGTTTGTGGCCAGAAAGAGGAAAGTTCTGGAAATGCAGAGAGAAAATATTAAGTAATTGAACCGCAAGAGTTGTGATCACTTCCCTCTCGCTTGGTTTGTAAACACATGCACATGGGGAGGTCGTTTGACAGAGCTGATCACTATCGAACGGCATTGATATTTGTGTTTCCTCCCGCTTCTTCTGCATAGACACCTGCTCACTTAAAGAAGTGGCATTATGGTCCAACACATGTTGGTAGTTTGTCCTCTCTTTGGTAATCTAACGGATAGAACTCACAATTTCTTCTTCCCGCATTGCAATTCCGATTGCTAAATTCTCGATTTTGAGCACTTACTCTAAATTACTTAAAGTAAACAAAATGCAGAGCTAACATAACACTTCCCTCACTACACACATATATCAGCATGAGTTTACGTGCTGATTTCTGAGCTTTTCTAAGCACATTTCTTTGCAATATTTTCTccatatctttaaaaaaatgaagttgTTTAGCTGTACAGCAACATACGTGCTATTTGCTACACATGTACAGTTTGTGATGTAATGGAAGTATATTGAAACAAACGTGCAGTTCCATGCGTGGCAAACAACATCACAAGCTCTCTGGATTGGTCTAAGGAGGGACATTTAAACATatctttatttatattaataatcAGGGCCCATACCTGTTTAAATCTAATGTACTATCAGGCACCAACCCCTTTCCCTTTCTCCCCTGCCGTCTGCCAGGTCATGGAGGAGGCCAGCAATGTAGCTGTACTCCTCTcacactcctccaccgcctctTCGGCTTCCTCCGCCCCGTCAGCACGGGACGCCTCCCAGACCTTTCAGCAGAAACACGCTGCAGACTCGCTCATACAGGTGATCGAAAAGCTCAGCAAAATCGTGGAGAAGCGGCCGCAGCGCCGCTGCACTTTGGCGGCACAGAAAAGACCCCCTCCTAGAGGTGAGGAGGACGGGCCgagggggagcagaggaggctcCCCTTTTAGGAAAACTAAGAGGAactgtaaggaggaggaggtgcgatTAGATGGTGGCGCAGCTCTTTCCCCGCccggggacagcagcagcaacaacaacaaccacaacaacatctCCTCCACGGCGACGGATTCAGCCGGCGAGGCCGACGGCAGCCACAGGCGGATGGTGACCTGCTATCAGTGCAGCCTGTGTCCGTACCTCTCGCAGACGCTGCCCCTGCTGAAAGAGCACCTAAAGCATCACAACGAGCAGCACAGCGACCTCATCCTCATGTGCTCCGAATGCCGCTTCACCTCCCGGGACCAGGACCAGCTGGAGGCCCACGTCAGGCTGCACATCGACACCGTTAAGGAGGAATGCGAATGGAGCGGCGGCGTCGGCGGCGTGGATGGCGTCGTGGCCATTGAGGCGGTCGAAAGCTCTCCGGACGGTTCCCGGGAGCTgccgcagaagaagaagtggtACAGCTACGAGGAGTACGGCCTGTACCGCTGCCTGATCTGCAGCTACGTGTGCAGCCAGCAGCGGATGCTCAAGACCCACGCCTGGAAGCACGCCGGCCTGGTCGACTGCTGCTACCCCATCTTCGAGGATGAAGACGGGGCGTCCGCGAGGAGGGGGGCTCCGACTGCAGCCAACGCACCGGCAACCAGGGAGGAAATAGTCGTTCTCTCCCCGGTCCTTCAAGATAAGAAGCTGCCCCCCGGCTTCAAGCTCCAGCTCTGCGTGCCGATGGACGCCGAGAGCAGACGGGACGGGCTGAATCATCCCGCTTCTGGTCCCATCGTAACTCCGAAGACGGAGGAGGAAAGCGCGTACCCCATCAAAGACCTGACCTCCGAGGAGACGGTGGTCGAGGTGCAGGTGACCACGGAGGCGGAGTCCGAAGTGGAGAGCGACGGCACCTCCGTGGCGGACAGCTTGCTGTCGTCGGCTCAGAAGATCATCAACAGCGGCCCCAACAGCGCCGGCCACATCAACGTGATCGTGGAGCGCCTCCCCTCGGCCGAGGACTCGGTCATGGCGACGAACCCGCTTCTCCTCAGCCCAGACCTGGACAGGGACAAGAACAAGAGCTTAACAAAGGAGGAAGGGCAGGGGGCCGCCGAGGGGGAGGTGCCCCCCGGCGGATATCCTTTAGGAGCTGACGTTACACCCGCTGTGGGTAGCGATTCTCCGCGGGACGAGAACGTTCCCCCCGCGGTTCGCAAGCGGACACACTCCGAGTCCCTGCGCCTGCACTCCCTGGCGGCGGAGGTCCTGGTCGCTATGCCCATGAGGACCCCCGAGCTCCTCACCGCCGGCTCCAGGGGGAGTCTGAGGAGCGTCACAGCCCAGGCACAGAGCCCCAACTCGGGCTTCAAACCCGCCGAGAGGACCTCAGACGCAGAGACAACCGCAGCTCTGCGTGACCTGGAGCTTCACGGcgggggcagagaggaggagttgGGGTCCCTGTGCCTCGGGGAGGGCGACGAGGAGGGCCCCGCCGCCAAAGCCGGCATCAGCCTG harbors:
- the znf507 gene encoding zinc finger protein 507 isoform X1, whose protein sequence is MEEASNVAVLLSHSSTASSASSAPSARDASQTFQQKHAADSLIQVIEKLSKIVEKRPQRRCTLAAQKRPPPRGEEDGPRGSRGGSPFRKTKRNCKEEEVRLDGGAALSPPGDSSSNNNNHNNISSTATDSAGEADGSHRRMVTCYQCSLCPYLSQTLPLLKEHLKHHNEQHSDLILMCSECRFTSRDQDQLEAHVRLHIDTVKEECEWSGGVGGVDGVVAIEAVESSPDGSRELPQKKKWYSYEEYGLYRCLICSYVCSQQRMLKTHAWKHAGLVDCCYPIFEDEDGASARRGAPTAANAPATREEIVVLSPVLQDKKLPPGFKLQLCVPMDAESRRDGLNHPASGPIVTPKTEEESAYPIKDLTSEETVVEVQVTTEAESEVESDGTSVADSLLSSAQKIINSGPNSAGHINVIVERLPSAEDSVMATNPLLLSPDLDRDKNKSLTKEEGQGAAEGEVPPGGYPLGADVTPAVGSDSPRDENVPPAVRKRTHSESLRLHSLAAEVLVAMPMRTPELLTAGSRGSLRSVTAQAQSPNSGFKPAERTSDAETTAALRDLELHGGGREEELGSLCLGEGDEEGPAAKAGISLSLLTVIEKLRERSDQNASDEDILKELQDNAQFHKGAVVVGGGAGGYARGLPPGMDGLVASADGGLVDFIPGSERPYRCRLCHYSSGNKGYIKQHLRVHRERKPYQCPICEHIASDSQDLESHMMHHCKTRMYQCKQCPDAFHYKSQLRSHEREQHSLSVDIAALTPVTETAAVAEEAEQVTDEECSLQKMYKCDVCDYTSSTYVGVRNHRRIHNSDKPYRCCSCDYATTNMNSLKGHMRRHPQEHQAVQLLEQYRCSLCGYVCSHPPSLKSHMWKHAGDQNYNYEQVNKAINEAISQSSRAPQKSAAVLEPVAERPAGAQPSTDKAQGPVEPATPSVAVDGSAGSPTDTSQRPGGSQSPQGKDHARPQSRPRTSQTPAQGPPMEYCVLLFCCCICGFESTSKERLMEHMKEHEGDIISIILNREQQQQAEAQTAE
- the znf507 gene encoding zinc finger protein 507 isoform X2; translated protein: MEEASNVAVLLSHSSTASSASSAPSARDASQTFQQKHAADSLIQVIEKLSKIVEKRPQRRCTLAAQKRPPPRGEEDGPRGSRGGSPFRKTKRNCKEEEVRLDGGAALSPPGDSSSNNNNHNNISSTATDSAGEADGSHRRMVTCYQCSLCPYLSQTLPLLKEHLKHHNEQHSDLILMCSECRFTSRDQDQLEAHVRLHIDTVKEECEWSGGVGGVDGVVAIEAVESSPDGSRELPQKKKWYSYEEYGLYRCLICSYVCSQQRMLKTHAWKHAGLVDCCYPIFEDEDGASARRGAPTAANAPATREEIVVLSPVLQDKKLPPGFKLQLCVPMDAESRRDGLNHPASGPIVTPKTEEESAYPIKDLTSEETVVEVQVTTEAESEVESDGTSVADSLLSSAQKIINSGPNSAGHINVIVERLPSAEDSVMATNPLLLSPDLDRDKNKSLTKEEGQGAAEGEVPPGGYPLGADVTPAVGSDSPRDENVPPAVRKRTHSESLRLHSLAAEVLVAMPMRTPELLTAGSRGSLRSVTAQAQSPNSGFKPAERTSDAETTAALRDLELHGGGREEELGSLCLGEGDEEGPAAKAGISLSLLTVIEKLRERSDQNASDEDILKELQDNAQFHKGAVVVGGGAGGYARGLPPGMDGLVASADGGLVDFIPGSERPYRCRLCHYSSGNKGYIKQHLRVHRERKPYQCPICEHIASDSQDLESHMMHHCKTRMYQCKQCPDAFHYKSQLRSHEREQHSLSVDIAALTPVTETAAVAEEAEQVTDEECSLQKMYKCDVCDYTSSTYVGVRNHRRIHNSDKPYRCCSCDYATTNMNSLKGHMRRHPQEHQAVQLLEQYRCSLCGYVCSHPPSLKSHMWKHAGDQNYNYEQVNKAINEAISQSSRCPSIHPSIHPSSSRSFCTQSIPANLTGGRQSQHRDKQPFTLTSTHTYGQFRVLNSPIQQMLKNKNSTEAI